From the Thermovirga lienii DSM 17291 genome, one window contains:
- a CDS encoding intracellular protease, PfpI family (PFAM: DJ-1/PfpI family~TIGRFAM: intracellular protease, PfpI family~COGs: COG0693 Putative intracellular protease/amidase~InterPro IPR002818: IPR006286~KEGG: aco:Amico_0247 ThiJ/PfpI domain protein~PFAM: ThiJ/PfpI domain-containing protein~SPTR: ThiJ/PfpI domain protein;~TIGRFAM: intracellular protease, PfpI family), producing the protein MQNKIGILVENDFHDIEFWYPYYRLQEAGFEPLIVAPVAPMLYRGKYGTTIEATYDPQRLKGKMLRGIIIPGGWAPDKLRLSKEILELVNQVYDSGGVVAGICHAGSVLASAKIVQGRKVTSYPSIKDDLENAGAQWVDEVVVNSQNIITSRKPSDLPYFMQEVIKALSS; encoded by the coding sequence ATGCAAAACAAGATAGGTATTCTTGTAGAAAATGATTTTCACGATATAGAGTTTTGGTACCCTTACTACCGACTCCAAGAGGCAGGCTTTGAACCCCTGATTGTTGCTCCGGTTGCTCCCATGCTCTACCGAGGAAAGTACGGAACCACCATTGAGGCAACATACGATCCCCAACGCCTGAAGGGCAAGATGCTCAGGGGCATAATAATCCCCGGCGGATGGGCGCCCGACAAGCTTAGGTTATCCAAGGAGATCCTTGAGCTCGTCAACCAAGTTTACGACAGCGGAGGGGTTGTAGCTGGAATATGCCATGCAGGAAGCGTTCTAGCGTCGGCAAAAATAGTCCAAGGCAGGAAGGTCACCAGCTATCCGAGCATAAAAGATGACCTGGAGAACGCAGGAGCTCAGTGGGTGGACGAGGTCGTTGTAAACTCTCAAAATATAATAACAAGCCGTAAACCTTCGGATCTGCCCTACTTCATGCAAGAAGTGATAAAAGCGCTCTCAAGCTGA
- a CDS encoding nitroreductase (PFAM: Nitroreductase family~COGs: COG0778 Nitroreductase~InterPro IPR000415~KEGG: aco:Amico_0250 nitroreductase~PFAM: nitroreductase~SPTR: Nitroreductase), producing the protein MNETIQNILARRSIRRFQEKQVEREKVKLIVECAFAAPSAGNSRPAHFIIVEDKKVLRSLGEAHPFGKMLKACPLAIVVCGDPTQSDLASLYWEEDCSAAMENILLASQALGLGSVWLGVQHNPQVEFAVKEILSVPSHIKVLGIAAIGYPAEKKDPHEGILDGKVHLNKW; encoded by the coding sequence ATGAACGAAACGATACAAAACATACTTGCCAGAAGAAGTATAAGACGATTTCAAGAAAAACAAGTGGAGAGAGAAAAGGTTAAACTGATAGTGGAATGTGCCTTTGCTGCTCCAAGTGCTGGCAACAGCAGGCCGGCTCATTTTATTATAGTGGAGGACAAGAAAGTGCTCCGCTCCTTGGGAGAGGCTCATCCCTTCGGCAAGATGCTCAAAGCTTGCCCATTGGCGATAGTGGTGTGCGGAGATCCGACGCAGAGTGACCTCGCGTCCCTCTATTGGGAAGAGGATTGCTCTGCTGCCATGGAAAACATTCTCTTGGCGTCCCAAGCTTTGGGATTGGGTTCTGTGTGGCTGGGAGTACAGCACAATCCCCAAGTGGAATTTGCAGTGAAGGAGATCCTAAGCGTACCGTCTCATATAAAGGTCTTGGGAATAGCTGCAATAGGATATCCGGCAGAAAAAAAGGACCCACACGAGGGGATATTGGACGGCAAGGTCCACTTAAATAAGTGGTGA
- a CDS encoding DNA gyrase subunit A (PFAM: DNA gyrase/topoisomerase IV, subunit A; DNA gyrase C-terminal domain, beta-propeller~TIGRFAM: DNA gyrase, A subunit~COGs: COG0188 Type IIA topoisomerase (DNA gyrase/topo II topoisomerase IV) A subunit~InterPro IPR002205: IPR006691: IPR005743: IPR006118~KEGG: aco:Amico_0252 DNA gyrase, A subunit~PFAM: DNA gyrase/topoisomerase IV subunit A; DNA gyrase repeat beta-propeller~PRIAM: DNA topoisomerase (ATP-hydrolyzing)~SMART: DNA gyrase/topoisomerase IV subunit A~SPTR: DNA gyrase, A subunit;~TIGRFAM: DNA gyrase, A subunit) encodes MERNSGTLPFGKVVPLPLEEEIKHSYLDYAMSVIVGRALPDVRDGLKPVQRRVLYAMLELGLRHTQPFKKSARVVGETMGKYHPHGDSAIYDTMTRMAQDFTMRYPLVDGQGNFGSVDGDPPAAMRYTEARLSFMGEMMLSDIDEETVDWGPNFDDSLQEPLTLPTRLPNLLINGSTGIAVGMATNIPPHNLGEVIDALCYLLEEPQPELDEILRRMPGPDFPTGGIILGRDGIVEAYQTGRGKITVRGKTHVEEGKRGKSAIVITEIPYMVNKTSLLENIAKGVQNKVLDGITDLRDESDKRGIRIVLELSRDADPNLTLRQLYRRTQLQTTFGIINLALVDGEPKVLSITQMLSLFLDYRRSVVRRRTAYRLRKAKERAHIVEGLLKAIDMIDEVIALIKGSKDTAEARAGLIEQFGFTEAQAQAILDMRLQRLTGLEKYRLEEELAGLLADISRYESILSSAAVLDEVVKEELLEVKTKFADKRRTEIMSAEEDVEFEDLIPEEEIVVILSRDGYIKRMPLQTYRCQGRGGKGVKGATPRSGDEAAIITVSSTHRDIFLFTSRGRVYAIKGHVLPEPKVGKGRLVSNYINLDANESIVAVADSKLKGAKYVFFITEKGTAKRMPAEELVNLTRAGRIVLSLGEGDKIARVRFTSGEDELLFVTAHGKALRVKEDEFRPMGRQAKGVRGIRLASGDIVVGCDVIKEGKQTFLVSAKGVGKRTEYSEFTCHHRGSGGVKAMSISDKTGLLVGSWSLAPEDEVMLMTSMGRVIRLDAKDISILSRVATGYRVVKLEEGDEVADVSVIHGNEDEGE; translated from the coding sequence ATGGAAAGGAATTCAGGAACTCTTCCTTTTGGCAAAGTGGTTCCTTTGCCCTTGGAGGAAGAGATAAAACATAGTTATCTGGATTACGCTATGAGCGTAATAGTGGGGAGAGCGCTTCCTGACGTCCGCGATGGGCTTAAACCCGTCCAAAGGCGGGTACTTTATGCCATGCTGGAATTGGGATTGAGGCACACTCAGCCCTTCAAGAAATCGGCCAGGGTCGTCGGTGAGACCATGGGTAAGTACCATCCCCATGGAGACTCGGCAATCTACGACACTATGACCCGAATGGCCCAGGATTTCACCATGAGGTATCCCTTGGTTGACGGACAGGGTAACTTTGGCTCCGTAGATGGGGACCCGCCAGCGGCCATGAGGTACACAGAGGCTCGCCTTTCCTTTATGGGCGAGATGATGCTTTCGGACATAGACGAAGAGACTGTGGACTGGGGGCCCAACTTCGATGATTCTCTCCAGGAACCATTGACCCTTCCCACCAGGCTCCCCAACTTATTGATAAATGGAAGCACAGGAATAGCTGTGGGTATGGCCACGAACATCCCCCCTCATAACCTAGGAGAGGTAATTGATGCTTTGTGTTATCTTTTGGAGGAACCTCAGCCGGAACTAGACGAGATATTGAGGAGGATGCCTGGACCAGATTTCCCTACAGGGGGAATAATCCTGGGCAGGGACGGGATAGTCGAGGCGTACCAGACGGGAAGAGGCAAGATAACTGTAAGGGGCAAGACTCACGTTGAAGAGGGCAAGAGAGGGAAAAGCGCCATAGTGATAACCGAGATTCCGTACATGGTCAACAAGACTAGCCTACTTGAGAACATAGCAAAGGGAGTTCAGAACAAGGTCCTTGACGGTATAACTGACCTTAGGGACGAGTCGGACAAGAGGGGTATAAGAATAGTATTGGAGTTGTCCAGGGATGCAGATCCCAACTTGACCCTGAGGCAACTTTACAGAAGAACTCAGCTTCAGACGACCTTTGGCATCATCAATTTGGCTCTTGTGGACGGGGAACCTAAGGTTCTGTCCATAACCCAGATGCTAAGCCTTTTCCTGGATTACCGGCGTAGCGTGGTTAGAAGGAGGACGGCCTACCGGCTGCGCAAAGCTAAGGAGAGGGCTCATATAGTCGAAGGGCTTCTTAAGGCCATAGACATGATAGATGAGGTTATAGCCCTCATAAAAGGATCAAAGGATACCGCAGAAGCCAGAGCGGGCCTGATAGAGCAGTTTGGTTTTACCGAAGCCCAGGCACAGGCCATTTTGGATATGCGCCTTCAAAGGTTGACAGGTTTGGAGAAGTATCGCCTGGAGGAGGAGCTAGCTGGACTTTTGGCAGACATATCAAGATACGAGAGCATCCTCTCCAGCGCAGCTGTGCTTGATGAGGTGGTCAAGGAGGAACTCCTGGAGGTGAAAACCAAGTTTGCCGATAAGCGGCGAACGGAGATCATGAGCGCTGAAGAGGACGTGGAGTTCGAGGATCTGATTCCTGAAGAAGAGATAGTGGTGATACTTTCACGGGATGGCTATATCAAGAGGATGCCCCTTCAAACCTACCGATGTCAGGGTAGAGGTGGCAAAGGCGTGAAGGGTGCAACCCCCAGAAGTGGTGATGAGGCTGCGATCATCACCGTTTCCTCGACCCACAGGGATATATTCCTGTTCACCTCCCGGGGCAGGGTCTACGCCATAAAAGGGCATGTCCTTCCAGAGCCGAAAGTCGGCAAAGGGAGGCTGGTGAGCAACTACATAAACCTTGATGCAAACGAAAGCATAGTTGCCGTGGCGGACAGCAAGCTCAAAGGAGCAAAGTACGTATTCTTTATAACTGAAAAGGGTACGGCCAAGCGTATGCCCGCGGAGGAGCTTGTGAACCTAACAAGAGCGGGAAGGATAGTGCTTTCCCTTGGAGAAGGGGATAAGATAGCCCGCGTGCGGTTTACATCAGGAGAGGATGAATTGCTCTTCGTGACAGCTCATGGGAAAGCATTGAGGGTGAAGGAAGATGAGTTCCGTCCCATGGGGAGACAGGCTAAGGGAGTAAGAGGAATACGTCTGGCTTCCGGTGACATAGTAGTGGGTTGCGATGTTATAAAGGAGGGCAAGCAGACCTTCCTGGTCAGTGCAAAAGGAGTAGGTAAGAGGACCGAGTACAGTGAGTTTACCTGCCACCATAGAGGAAGCGGTGGGGTAAAGGCAATGTCCATATCTGATAAGACCGGCCTTTTGGTGGGCTCGTGGAGCCTTGCTCCCGAGGACGAGGTTATGCTCATGACGAGCATGGGAAGAGTTATAAGGCTGGACGCAAAAGATATCTCCATCTTGAGCAGGGTGGCTACAGGCTACAGGGTCGTAAAGCTCGAAGAGGGCGACGAGGTAGCGGATGTCAGCGTGATACACGGCAACGAAGATGAAGGAGAATAG
- a CDS encoding phosphatidylserine decarboxylase related protein (PFAM: Phosphatidylserine decarboxylase~TIGRFAM: phosphatidylserine decarboxylase precursor-related protein~COGs: COG0688 Phosphatidylserine decarboxylase~InterPro IPR003817: IPR004428~KEGG: aco:Amico_0253 phosphatidylserine decarboxylase related protein~PFAM: phosphatidylserine decarboxylase-related~PRIAM: Phosphatidylserine decarboxylase~SPTR: Phosphatidylserine decarboxylase proenzyme;~TIGRFAM: phosphatidylserine decarboxylase related protein), translating into MKIASEGRASILVALALCLGFSFLNIYLAALFGVVGLFLLWFYRDPEREAPNIEGAWVSPADGKVVEIERAYHPFTGEACKVGIFMSPLDVHVNRCPYDGDVAFLEYAPGKKWMAFEPKASELNERFYVGLDTKRGRAMVVQIAGFLARRISSTVNMGERLKRGDRIGMIKLGSKVDLYLPDGVNPVVKVGDRVKAGISIIGEDSFEEKA; encoded by the coding sequence ATGAAGATTGCTTCAGAGGGCAGGGCCAGCATCCTTGTTGCGCTGGCCCTCTGTCTTGGTTTTTCGTTTTTAAACATATATTTGGCTGCACTTTTCGGTGTTGTAGGTCTTTTTTTGCTCTGGTTTTACAGGGACCCTGAAAGAGAAGCTCCCAACATTGAGGGCGCTTGGGTCAGCCCAGCCGATGGTAAGGTTGTGGAGATCGAAAGGGCTTATCACCCCTTCACGGGGGAAGCGTGCAAGGTGGGTATCTTCATGTCTCCTCTTGATGTCCACGTGAACCGGTGTCCTTACGATGGAGATGTTGCCTTTCTGGAATACGCTCCCGGCAAGAAATGGATGGCCTTTGAGCCCAAGGCCTCTGAGCTGAACGAAAGATTTTACGTGGGCCTTGATACTAAGCGAGGCAGGGCCATGGTGGTTCAAATCGCGGGCTTTTTGGCCAGACGAATAAGTTCAACGGTAAATATGGGCGAAAGACTTAAGCGTGGGGACAGGATAGGTATGATAAAATTGGGTTCTAAAGTGGACCTTTACCTGCCCGACGGCGTCAACCCGGTGGTCAAAGTCGGAGATAGAGTCAAAGCAGGAATATCGATAATAGGAGAGGATAGCTTTGAGGAAAAGGCGTGA